CACCTATGCGCAGGGCATCCTGCCAATCGACACTTACAAGAAAGATCTGGATGTTATCAGCAACGAGCCGCTGCATCTGGACTGGGAAGCGCTGCGTGAGGAGATTAAAACTCACGGCCTGCGTAACTCCACGCTCTCTGCGCTGATGCCGTCTGAGACCTCTTCGCAGATCTCAAACGCCACCAATGGTATCGAGCCACCACGCGGCCATATCAGCATCAAGGCGTCAAAAGACGGTATCCTGCGTCAGGTAGTGCCGGAGTATGAGCGTCTGAAAGACAACTATGAGTTGCTGTGGGATATGCCAAATAACGACGGTTATCTGCAACTGGTGGGTCTGATGCAGAAGTTTATCGACCAGGCGATTTCGTCCAACACCAACTACGATCCAACGCGCTTCGCCAACGGTCGCGTACCGATGAAGCAGCTGCTGAAAGATCTGCTGACCGCCTATAAATTTGGCGTGAAAACCCTCTATTATCAGAACACCCGTGATGGCGCAGAAGATGCGCAGGACGATCTGGCACCGTCGATTCAGGATGATGGCTGCGAAAGTGGCGCCTGTAAGATTTAATTCGCGACGGCTTGCTGTTCCGTAATCCCTGATGGCCGGGCACTCCCCGGCCATCACATTAGCTAACTGGATTTACACCATGGCTTACACCACTTTTTCGCAGAACAAAAACAACCAGCTGAAAGAACCAATGTTCTTCGGTCAGCCGGTTAACGTGGCACGTTTTGACCAGCAGAAATATGACATTTTTGAAAAGCTGATTGAAAAACAGCTCTCCTTCTTCTGGCGCCCGGAAGAAGTTGACGTCTCACGCGACCGCATTGATTATCAGGCGCTGCCGGACCATGAGAAGCATATCTTTATCAGCAACCTGAAGTATCAGACGCTGCTCGACTCGATTCAGGGCCGTAGCCCTAACGTCGCGCTGCTGCCGCTGATCTCGATCCCGGAGCTGGAAACCTGGGTAGAAACCTGGGCGTTTTCCGAGACCATTCACTCGCGCTCATACACCCATATTATCCGCAATATCGTTAACGATCCGGCGCTGGTGTTTGACGATATCGTCACCAACGAGCAGATCCTGTCGCGCGCCAAAGATATCTCAGGTTACTACGACGATCTGATTGAGATGACCAGCTACTGGCATCTGCTGGGCGAAGGCACCCACCAGGTTAACGGTAAAACCGTTACCGTCAGTCTGCGCGAGCTGAAAAAGCAGCTGTATATCTGCCTGATGAGCGTTAATGCGCTGGAAGCGATCCGCTTCTATGTCAGCTTCGCCTGTTCATTCGCTTTTGCCGAGCGCGAGCTGATGGAAGGCAACGCCAAAATCATCAAACTGATCGCCCGTGACGAAGCGCTGCATCTGACCGGCACGCAGCATATGCTGAACCTGCTGCGCAGCGGTGAAGACGATCCTGAAATGGCGGAGATTGCCCGCGAATGTCGCCAGGAGTGTTACGACCTGTTTGTGCTGGCGGCGCAGCAGGAGAAAGAGTGGGCGGAATATCTGTTCCGTGACGGCTCAATGATCGGTCTGAACAAAGATATTCTGTGGCAGTACATTGAGTACATCACCAATATCCGTATGAATGCGGTTGGCCTCGATCTGCCATTCCAGACGCGTTCTAACCCGATTCCATGGATCAACTCCTGGCTGGTGTCGGATAACGTGCAGGTGGCGCCGCAGGAAGTGGAAGTCAGCTCCTACCTTGTCGGCCAGATTGACTCCGAAGTCAACGGCGACGATTTCAGCGATTTCCAGCTGTAAGCCATGAGCGCGTTGACCATTACCCTGCGCACTTCCGGTGCGCAGCTGCAATGCGATGAAGACTATCCGTCACTGCTGGTCGCGCTGGAAGCCAATAAAACGTACCTTGAATATCAGTGTCGGGAAGGTTTTTGTGGTTCCTGTCGGGTGCGCCTGCTGAAAGGCGAAGTCTGCTATGCGGCAAAGCCGATTGCATTTGTGCAGGAGGGCGAGATCCTGCCCTGCTGCTGCAAGGCGAAAGGCGATATTGAGCTTGAGATTTAACCGTTGCGTGGCAGGCGGCGAGAACGCCGCCGCTACAAAAGATCACCGTTTCCTGTAGGGGCGGCGTTCTCGCCGCCCGTGTCGATGGTTTGCATTCTGCGTGATGACGGCGTTCTCGCCGCCCGCACCCCA
This is a stretch of genomic DNA from Winslowiella toletana. It encodes these proteins:
- the yfaE gene encoding class I ribonucleotide reductase maintenance protein YfaE — translated: MSALTITLRTSGAQLQCDEDYPSLLVALEANKTYLEYQCREGFCGSCRVRLLKGEVCYAAKPIAFVQEGEILPCCCKAKGDIELEI
- the nrdB gene encoding class Ia ribonucleoside-diphosphate reductase subunit beta, yielding MAYTTFSQNKNNQLKEPMFFGQPVNVARFDQQKYDIFEKLIEKQLSFFWRPEEVDVSRDRIDYQALPDHEKHIFISNLKYQTLLDSIQGRSPNVALLPLISIPELETWVETWAFSETIHSRSYTHIIRNIVNDPALVFDDIVTNEQILSRAKDISGYYDDLIEMTSYWHLLGEGTHQVNGKTVTVSLRELKKQLYICLMSVNALEAIRFYVSFACSFAFAERELMEGNAKIIKLIARDEALHLTGTQHMLNLLRSGEDDPEMAEIARECRQECYDLFVLAAQQEKEWAEYLFRDGSMIGLNKDILWQYIEYITNIRMNAVGLDLPFQTRSNPIPWINSWLVSDNVQVAPQEVEVSSYLVGQIDSEVNGDDFSDFQL